In the Leptospira limi genome, one interval contains:
- the hemN gene encoding oxygen-independent coproporphyrinogen III oxidase produces MKHLLQKYDTPAPRYTSYPTVPYWTDSPSVEECIESLETHLSPKESKLAMYLHIPFCETLCTFCGCNTSITKNHTVEEPYVKAIKTELEMYLQNVPSLKGKELSELHLGGGSPTYLSDYNLQSTIESILNQLPPSNDPQYSIEVDPRRTRISQLKLLHNLGFKRISLGVQDFDPEVQRLVNRTQPFALTENITLEARSLGFNSVNFDLIYGLPKQSLNSMLYTMEKTLELKPDRIAFYSYAHVPWIKASQRLFTEADLPDPTLKRELYETGRSLLEKEGYREIGMDHFALPHDKLWKAFHSKQLHRNFMGYSDSKTDVMLGLGSSAISETPNLFFQNIKLEMKYRKSLLDGKLPILRGHKLSNSDRLRKLLILELMTSWEVKVPSDLLNHTKDFLSEMEKDKLVLWNKETLCVTELGKPFLRIIAMAFDEKLQSSKPAGPVFSKAI; encoded by the coding sequence ATGAAACACTTACTCCAAAAATACGATACACCTGCTCCAAGATACACAAGTTATCCAACCGTACCTTACTGGACCGATTCACCTTCAGTGGAAGAGTGTATCGAATCATTGGAAACACATCTTTCCCCAAAAGAATCAAAACTTGCTATGTACCTTCACATTCCATTTTGTGAAACTTTGTGTACGTTTTGCGGCTGTAATACATCAATTACAAAAAACCATACCGTTGAAGAACCTTATGTCAAAGCAATCAAAACGGAACTTGAAATGTATTTACAAAATGTGCCTTCTTTAAAAGGGAAAGAACTCAGTGAACTTCACTTAGGTGGGGGAAGCCCCACTTACCTTTCCGATTACAACCTACAATCGACCATCGAATCCATCTTAAACCAATTACCCCCTTCTAATGACCCACAATATTCTATTGAGGTAGATCCTAGAAGAACACGAATTTCCCAACTCAAACTCTTACATAATTTAGGTTTCAAACGAATTAGTCTAGGAGTCCAAGATTTTGACCCGGAAGTGCAACGATTGGTAAACCGAACTCAACCTTTTGCACTGACTGAAAATATCACCTTAGAAGCAAGATCTCTAGGATTTAATTCGGTAAATTTTGATTTAATTTATGGATTACCCAAACAATCGCTAAACTCCATGTTATACACCATGGAAAAAACATTAGAACTAAAACCAGATCGAATTGCTTTTTACTCGTATGCCCATGTACCATGGATCAAAGCATCCCAACGTTTATTTACGGAAGCAGATTTGCCAGATCCAACCCTCAAACGCGAGTTATATGAGACGGGAAGATCACTTCTAGAAAAAGAAGGATACAGAGAAATTGGCATGGACCATTTTGCTCTTCCTCATGATAAATTATGGAAAGCTTTCCATTCCAAACAATTGCATAGAAACTTTATGGGATATAGTGACTCCAAAACCGATGTTATGTTAGGACTTGGTTCTTCTGCTATTTCTGAAACACCGAACTTATTTTTCCAAAATATTAAACTGGAAATGAAGTATAGAAAATCCCTTTTGGACGGAAAATTACCGATCCTTAGAGGCCATAAACTTTCCAACTCCGATCGTTTGCGAAAACTTTTAATCTTAGAACTGATGACTTCTTGGGAAGTGAAAGTACCCAGTGATTTGTTAAACCATACGAAAGATTTTTTATCGGAAATGGAAAAAGACAAATTGGTTTTATGGAATAAGGAAACACTATGTGTAACCGAACTAGGTAAACCATTTCTACGAATCATAGCGATGGCGTTTGATGAAAAACTCCAATCTAGTAAACCAGCAGGACCCGTTTTCTCAAAAGCAATATGA
- a CDS encoding uroporphyrinogen decarboxylase family protein produces MITTKYHNERFANAIQLVPQNTPPIWFMRQAGRYHSHYRKLKESYSFMELCKQPELAAEVALGPVKEFGFDVSILFSDLLFPLEALGMGLTYDPGPKLSFSLTSHSDLKKLKPVDEAIEGLYFQKEAVIRTREVLPKDVSLIGFVGGPFTLMTYASIGKHDGNLSFIKTNQEFVDQLYSILVPLLKRNIELQLQGGAEVVMMFDTAAGMLDPFNFRRYVTEPITELTKSFPNQIGYYAKNSTESQIRQIHSIQNLVGFGVDHRFSIPSILHEFGGKGFIQGNFDQELLFADQSTLKHKIKEYLLPIRDLNPKERVGWVAGLGHGVLQFTPEESVHLLIDTTRKVFNS; encoded by the coding sequence ATGATCACAACCAAATACCACAACGAACGTTTTGCAAATGCGATCCAATTAGTTCCACAAAACACTCCTCCAATTTGGTTTATGCGCCAAGCAGGACGATACCATTCTCATTATCGTAAACTCAAAGAATCCTATAGTTTCATGGAACTATGCAAACAACCTGAACTCGCAGCCGAAGTGGCATTAGGTCCCGTAAAAGAATTTGGATTTGATGTAAGTATCTTATTTTCAGATTTACTTTTCCCATTAGAAGCACTTGGAATGGGTCTTACTTATGACCCCGGCCCCAAACTATCATTCTCACTTACCTCCCATTCTGATCTTAAAAAACTAAAACCCGTTGATGAAGCGATTGAAGGACTTTATTTCCAAAAAGAAGCAGTGATCCGAACGAGAGAAGTGTTACCAAAAGATGTTTCTCTAATTGGATTTGTTGGTGGCCCGTTTACCCTTATGACCTATGCTAGTATAGGTAAACATGACGGAAATTTATCGTTTATCAAAACTAACCAAGAATTTGTAGATCAACTCTATTCGATTCTAGTACCACTCTTAAAACGAAATATCGAATTACAATTGCAAGGTGGTGCGGAAGTCGTCATGATGTTTGACACTGCAGCCGGAATGTTAGATCCATTTAATTTCCGAAGGTATGTCACAGAACCAATTACGGAACTAACAAAATCCTTCCCAAATCAAATTGGTTATTATGCTAAAAACTCAACTGAATCACAAATAAGGCAAATCCATTCCATTCAAAACTTAGTTGGTTTCGGAGTGGATCACAGGTTCTCAATCCCTTCCATATTACATGAATTTGGTGGCAAAGGTTTCATTCAGGGTAATTTTGACCAAGAGTTATTATTTGCAGACCAATCAACTCTCAAACATAAAATAAAAGAATACCTTTTACCAATTAGAGATCTAAACCCAAAAGAACGTGTTGGTTGGGTGGCAGGACTTGGACATGGTGTATTACAATTCACTCCAGAAGAATCTGTTCATCTTCTCATCGACACAACAAGAAAGGTGTTTAATTCATGA
- the hemL gene encoding glutamate-1-semialdehyde 2,1-aminomutase — MNSESLFERSKQVVPGGVHSPVRSFSSVGGTPVFFSEANGAYLKSVEGKNYIDYCLSFGPLLFGHRHPEIQEVVEDTVRKAWSFGACEPYSLELAEFITERIPWVEKIRFVNSGTEAVMSALRVARAATGRNKILKFDGCYHGHLDQLLVKSGSGLACLSSSDSKGIGPEIIQNTLVLPLDDETKLEELFQREGSNIACLAIEPLPANYGLLPQRIEFLKKCRELTTKYGVLLLFDEVISGFRVSFQGMAGITGIVPDLVCYGKIIGGGFPVGAYAGKREFMDLVAPSGPVYQAGTLSANPIGMRAGLKTLTKAWNENPYPNLETTTKQFTDGIINLLKESGDPNWEAVTFGSLFWLKGKTEKPIRTIADIPSSHKSNFASFFHKLLNQGVYLAPSGYEVGFLSTVHTKDIIDLTLEKIKQALKG, encoded by the coding sequence ATGAATTCAGAATCTTTATTCGAAAGATCAAAACAAGTAGTTCCTGGTGGAGTTCATAGCCCAGTAAGATCTTTTTCTTCCGTTGGTGGAACTCCAGTATTTTTTAGTGAAGCAAATGGCGCCTATCTTAAGTCAGTCGAAGGAAAAAACTATATCGACTATTGTTTGAGTTTTGGGCCACTTCTCTTTGGACATAGACATCCTGAAATCCAAGAAGTTGTGGAAGATACAGTCAGGAAAGCCTGGTCTTTTGGTGCTTGTGAACCTTATTCCTTGGAACTTGCAGAATTCATCACAGAAAGAATTCCTTGGGTTGAAAAAATACGGTTTGTAAACTCGGGAACGGAAGCTGTTATGAGTGCCTTACGAGTGGCAAGAGCTGCAACCGGACGAAACAAAATTCTGAAATTTGATGGTTGTTACCATGGCCACCTTGATCAACTTTTAGTGAAGTCAGGTTCGGGCCTTGCATGCCTTAGTTCCAGTGATAGCAAAGGAATTGGACCTGAGATCATTCAAAACACACTTGTCCTCCCTTTGGATGACGAAACAAAACTAGAGGAATTGTTCCAAAGAGAAGGATCAAATATCGCTTGTTTGGCGATTGAGCCACTACCAGCAAATTACGGTTTACTTCCACAAAGAATTGAATTCCTAAAAAAATGCCGTGAACTGACAACAAAGTATGGCGTATTACTTCTGTTTGATGAAGTGATTTCTGGTTTCCGAGTTTCTTTCCAAGGTATGGCTGGAATCACAGGAATTGTCCCTGATCTAGTCTGTTATGGAAAAATCATCGGTGGAGGATTTCCAGTGGGAGCTTATGCAGGAAAACGAGAATTTATGGACCTTGTGGCACCAAGTGGACCTGTTTACCAAGCAGGAACATTGTCTGCCAATCCGATTGGGATGCGAGCCGGGCTCAAAACCCTTACCAAGGCTTGGAACGAAAATCCTTACCCAAATCTTGAAACTACCACCAAACAATTCACAGATGGAATCATAAATCTATTAAAAGAATCTGGTGATCCCAATTGGGAAGCAGTGACATTTGGAAGTTTGTTTTGGCTAAAAGGGAAAACAGAAAAACCTATCAGAACGATTGCTGATATTCCAAGTTCTCACAAATCCAATTTTGCATCTTTTTTCCACAAACTATTAAACCAAGGTGTTTATCTTGCACCAAGCGGTTATGAGGTGGGATTTTTATCTACTGTACATACAAAAGATATCATCGATCTCACACTTGAAAAAATTAAACAGGCATTAAAGGGCTAA
- the hemB gene encoding porphobilinogen synthase, whose amino-acid sequence MKTKTLRLRSNQYLRHLSESGSLNVNKMIQPLFLVEGIDEKEPIKGLPDVHRDTNKTILNQIESDLKSGVSQFLLFMVPSEKSDTSFSTNFYQSNISLIKKTFPEMFLWLDTCICSVTTTGHCCHFHPKGTINLELTLKRLSELALIYADSGADGIAPSDMMDGRVLSHRKILDENNHSHVPIMSYSTKFKSHFYGPFRGAADSSPQFGDRSGYQLDVRDRDTAIHTSIRDKEEGADLLMVKPGMTAIDLIGPIKEKTGLPTGAYQVSGEYASLVYLAKEGFLDFEEGLKETWDVFRRAGSSFLITYGARISKRLYS is encoded by the coding sequence ATGAAAACAAAAACCCTTCGACTTCGTTCCAACCAATACTTACGCCATTTGAGTGAATCAGGTTCACTTAACGTAAATAAAATGATCCAACCATTGTTTTTAGTAGAAGGTATCGATGAAAAAGAACCCATCAAAGGTTTACCTGATGTTCATCGCGATACAAACAAAACAATATTGAATCAAATTGAATCGGATTTAAAATCTGGTGTTTCACAATTTTTACTCTTTATGGTACCGAGTGAAAAGTCAGACACAAGTTTCTCGACGAACTTTTATCAATCCAATATCAGTTTGATTAAAAAAACTTTCCCAGAAATGTTTTTGTGGTTAGACACTTGCATTTGTTCTGTGACAACAACAGGTCATTGTTGTCACTTTCATCCCAAAGGAACTATTAATTTAGAGTTAACATTAAAACGATTGTCTGAACTTGCATTGATCTACGCAGATTCTGGTGCTGATGGAATTGCCCCTAGTGATATGATGGATGGACGTGTATTGTCACATCGAAAAATTCTAGACGAAAACAACCATTCACATGTTCCCATTATGAGTTATTCGACGAAGTTTAAAAGTCACTTTTACGGTCCCTTCCGAGGAGCAGCAGACTCCTCACCACAGTTTGGTGATCGTAGTGGATACCAACTAGACGTTAGAGATAGAGATACTGCCATTCATACTTCCATTCGTGACAAAGAAGAAGGTGCTGATTTACTGATGGTCAAACCTGGGATGACTGCTATCGACTTAATTGGTCCCATCAAAGAAAAAACAGGGCTTCCCACTGGCGCCTACCAAGTGAGTGGTGAATATGCAAGTTTAGTATACTTAGCCAAAGAAGGTTTTTTAGATTTTGAAGAAGGTTTAAAAGAAACTTGGGATGTGTTTCGGAGAGCAGGTTCTTCTTTTTTAATCACATACGGTGCAAGGATATCAAAAAGGTTATATTCATGA
- the hemC gene encoding hydroxymethylbilane synthase, with product MSETIKIGGRSSLLSRIQVHTVKQALKEKNKELNFETVFRESSGDKDLTTPLWQFAGQGIFTKDLQEDLLSHKLDIVIHSFKDMDLKERNDTTLIPILSREDVRDVLLFKKNKWINLPNEITILTSSPRREYHIKEFLKNYFPTPINNFEINIESVRGNIQTRLRKYLDHESGGILVAKAALDRILNFQDHENVLPELKEIKQLIRETLNLSLFMVLPSSIFPSAPAQGTLCAEIRKEDNHLKSLLSQIVDPETELTANEEREILSKYGGGCHQKIGVTVLKRDYGKVTFVRGITEEGEILHTKELSDSPNLSFTKEEVWPPHAKMAARQRERLTYSIPKDVDVFVSRGYAFPLDLSVNPSNQILWSAGLSTWKDLALRGFWVNGTCDGLGESEPPEIDSILGRKPNFVKLTHMDSDKHSSVYPVIPTYFVSAPEIPIPFDTSKIKAAYWRSGSEFDIVTKRFPELLNVIHFVGPGSTFRKIKHALGEEGSKNKIFVSLSFESWAEKYIKQ from the coding sequence TTGTCTGAAACAATCAAAATAGGAGGTAGGTCCTCCCTACTGTCTCGCATTCAAGTCCACACTGTTAAACAAGCCTTAAAAGAAAAAAACAAAGAATTAAATTTCGAAACTGTATTTCGAGAATCATCTGGAGATAAGGATTTAACAACTCCACTTTGGCAATTTGCTGGCCAAGGAATTTTTACAAAAGACCTTCAAGAAGACTTACTCAGTCACAAATTGGACATTGTGATCCACTCTTTTAAAGATATGGATCTAAAAGAAAGAAACGATACAACACTGATTCCTATTTTAAGTCGTGAAGATGTGCGTGATGTATTATTATTCAAAAAAAATAAATGGATCAATTTGCCCAATGAGATCACAATTCTCACATCCTCACCAAGGCGTGAATACCATATCAAAGAATTTTTAAAGAATTATTTCCCAACACCTATCAATAATTTTGAAATCAATATTGAATCAGTCCGAGGCAATATCCAAACTCGACTTCGTAAATATTTAGACCATGAGTCTGGTGGCATTTTGGTAGCAAAAGCAGCATTGGATCGAATCCTAAATTTCCAAGACCATGAAAATGTATTACCCGAACTAAAAGAAATAAAACAACTCATAAGAGAAACATTAAATCTTTCTTTATTTATGGTTTTACCTTCTTCTATTTTTCCTAGTGCGCCCGCACAAGGTACGTTATGTGCGGAAATCAGAAAAGAAGACAATCACCTTAAATCATTATTATCACAAATTGTTGATCCTGAAACCGAACTTACTGCAAACGAAGAAAGAGAAATTCTTTCGAAGTATGGTGGAGGTTGCCACCAAAAAATTGGAGTCACAGTTTTAAAAAGGGATTATGGAAAAGTCACCTTCGTTAGAGGAATCACCGAAGAAGGAGAAATTCTACATACGAAGGAACTATCGGATAGTCCTAACTTATCTTTTACCAAAGAAGAAGTTTGGCCACCACATGCAAAAATGGCGGCAAGACAAAGAGAACGCCTCACTTATAGCATTCCCAAAGACGTAGACGTATTTGTATCCAGAGGTTATGCGTTTCCATTGGATTTATCAGTGAATCCAAGTAATCAGATTTTATGGTCAGCTGGACTTTCCACTTGGAAAGACCTTGCTCTTCGTGGATTTTGGGTGAATGGAACATGTGATGGACTCGGTGAAAGTGAACCTCCTGAAATTGATTCAATCTTAGGAAGAAAACCAAATTTTGTAAAACTGACCCATATGGATTCAGATAAACATTCGAGTGTATATCCAGTGATTCCAACTTACTTTGTCTCAGCACCAGAAATACCGATCCCTTTTGACACATCCAAAATCAAAGCTGCATATTGGAGAAGTGGATCTGAATTTGACATCGTTACAAAACGATTCCCTGAACTACTGAATGTAATCCATTTTGTTGGTCCCGGTAGTACATTTAGAAAAATTAAACATGCGCTAGGTGAAGAAGGTTCAAAAAATAAAATTTTTGTTTCCTTATCCTTTGAATCTTGGGCTGAGAAGTACATCAAACAATGA